Proteins co-encoded in one Cytophaga hutchinsonii ATCC 33406 genomic window:
- a CDS encoding DUF805 domain-containing protein has translation MFKKPFSFNGRIRRAEYFISFVMFLYFFGMSYLTMALFGFAGVIMLCVGFIPACWFILAQGAKRCHDLGNSGFFQYIPFYRLFLLFADGQKGENEYGLNPKGIQ, from the coding sequence ATGTTCAAAAAACCATTTTCATTTAACGGCCGTATCCGAAGAGCCGAATATTTTATAAGTTTTGTCATGTTCCTCTATTTTTTCGGAATGAGTTATTTAACAATGGCTTTATTTGGTTTCGCCGGTGTGATTATGTTATGCGTAGGATTTATTCCTGCTTGCTGGTTCATCCTTGCTCAGGGGGCTAAACGCTGTCATGATTTAGGCAACAGCGGCTTCTTTCAATACATACCATTTTACCGCCTCTTTTTACTTTTTGCTGATGGTCAAAAAGGTGAAAACGAATATGGCTTGAATCCAAAAGGCATTCAGTAG
- a CDS encoding class I SAM-dependent methyltransferase, translating into MRKVLGLAKRIIKSTVVKLQQIYFQIFGSKVECNICHYKANKLNSDSWHAYCTCPNCSSGVRQRLLMASFTLLDRFNFHSIIDKKNVLHFAPEKALGALIQQRAKEYRTADFFAEGYSYKNIDYNIDISDMKTIQTETFDCVIACDVLEHVPDHIGGIREVYRILKNEGYCIFTVPQKDHLQVTFEDLSITDKKERERIFGQYDHLRIYGDDFTTILQNAGFEVTAVDEHFFDKHVAAHYVLFPPVLSQHPLATNYRKIFFGRKI; encoded by the coding sequence ATGAGAAAAGTTCTGGGATTAGCGAAAAGAATTATTAAATCAACAGTAGTTAAACTGCAGCAAATTTATTTTCAGATTTTTGGCAGTAAGGTTGAATGCAATATTTGTCACTACAAGGCAAATAAATTAAACAGTGACAGCTGGCATGCATACTGCACCTGCCCGAATTGTTCATCCGGAGTGCGTCAACGGCTGCTGATGGCTTCTTTTACACTTCTTGACAGATTCAATTTTCACTCAATCATAGATAAGAAAAACGTACTGCACTTCGCCCCTGAAAAAGCATTAGGTGCATTAATACAACAGCGTGCCAAAGAATACCGGACAGCAGATTTTTTCGCCGAAGGATATTCTTATAAAAATATTGATTACAACATCGATATTTCGGATATGAAAACCATACAAACAGAAACATTCGATTGTGTTATTGCCTGTGATGTGCTGGAACATGTACCCGATCATATTGGTGGTATCAGAGAAGTTTACAGAATACTAAAAAATGAAGGCTACTGCATATTTACAGTACCCCAAAAAGATCATCTGCAGGTAACCTTTGAAGACCTTTCCATTACAGATAAAAAAGAACGGGAAAGAATATTCGGACAATACGATCACCTGAGAATATACGGAGACGATTTTACTACGATACTACAAAACGCCGGCTTTGAAGTTACCGCAGTGGATGAACATTTTTTTGACAAACATGTTGCAGCGCATTATGTTTTGTTCCCGCCGGTTTTATCACAGCATCCGCTGGCAACAAATTACAGAAAAATATTCTTTGGAAGGAAAATATAA